Proteins from one Bos indicus x Bos taurus breed Angus x Brahman F1 hybrid chromosome 19, Bos_hybrid_MaternalHap_v2.0, whole genome shotgun sequence genomic window:
- the CHAD gene encoding chondroadherin, with protein MARPMLLLSLSLGLLASLLPALAACPQNCHCHSDLQHVICDKVGLQKIPKVSEKTKLLNLQRNNFPVLAANSFRAMPNLVSLHLQHCQIREVAAGAFRGLKQLIYLYLSHNDIRVLRAGAFDDLTELTYLYLDHNKVTELPRGLLSPLVNLFILQLNNNKIRELRSGAFQGAKDLRWLYLSENSLSSLQPGALDDVENLAKFYLDRNQLSSYPSAALSKLRVVEELKLSHNPLKSIPDNAFQSFGRYLETLWLDNTNLEKFSDGAFLGVTTLKHVHLENNRLHQLPSNFPFDSLETLTLTNNPWKCTCQLRGLRRWLEAKTSRPDATCASPAKFRGQHIRDTDAFRGCKFPTKRSKKAGRH; from the exons ATGGCCCGCCCGATGCTCCTGCTCAGCCTCAGCCTGGGCCTCCTGGCCAGCCTGCTGCCTGCGCTGGCCGCCTGCCCCCAGAACTGCCACTGCCACAGCGACCTGCAGCACGTCATCTGCGACAAGGTGGGGCTGCAGAAGATCCCCAAGGTGTCAGAGAAGACCAAGCTGCTTAACCTCCAGCGCAACAACTTCCCTGTGCTGGCAGCCAACTCATTTCGGGCCATGCCCAACCTCGTGTCGCTGCACCTGCAGCACTGTCAGATCCGCGAGGTGGCCGCTGGCGCCTTCCGAGGCCTCAAGCAGCTCATCTACCTGTACCTGTCCCATAACGACATCCGCGTGCTGCGTGCCGGTGCCTTTGACGACCTGACCGAGCTCACCTACCTCTACCTGGACCACAATAAGGTGACGGAGCTGCCCCGGGGGCTGCTCTCCCCTCTGGTCAACCTTTTCATCCTGCagctcaacaacaacaagatCCGAGAGCTGCGCTCAGGTGCCTTCCAGGGCGCCAAGGACCTGCGCTGGCTCTACCTGTCGGAAAACTCACTCAGTTCCCTGCAGCCCGGCGCTCTGGACGACGTGGAAAACCTTGCCAAGTTCTACCTGGACAGGAACCAGCTGTCCAGCTACCCCTCAGCTGCTCTGAGCAAGCTGAGGGTGGTGGAGGAGCTGAAGCTGTCCCACAATCCCCTGAAAAGCATTCCCGATAATGCCTTCCAGTCCTTCGGCAGATACCTGGAGACGCTCTGGCTGGACAACACCAACCTGGAGAAG TTTTCTGACGGTGCCTTCCTGGGTGTGACCACGCTGAAACATGTCCATCTGGAGAACAACCGCCTGCACCAGCTGCCCTCCAACTTCCCCTTTGACAGCCTGGAGACCCTCACCCTCACCAACAACCCCTGGAAGTGTACCTGCCAGCTCCGGGGCCTTCGGAG GTGGCTGGAAGCTAAGACCTCTCGCCCTGATGCCACTTGTGCATCACCCGCCAAGTTCAGGGGCCAGCACATTCGTGACACGGACGCCTTCCGCGGCTGCAAGTTCCCCACCAAGAGGTCCAAGAAAGCCGGCCGCCATTAA